The proteins below are encoded in one region of Ricinus communis isolate WT05 ecotype wild-type chromosome 6, ASM1957865v1, whole genome shotgun sequence:
- the LOC8275965 gene encoding neutral/alkaline invertase 3, chloroplastic isoform X2: protein MGTSEAVLQVLSAGPCIFTSDPCASNLDLKFASKFHIKSSKKRALRHKQVLNCSSFLQHHIGILGLKGTRDHGLLGSAAVDRLQFPSCKCHPAESVSGVTAEDGKGTWYVDNARALSLNDVVNTPNVLEFGGVEQLRQEKQDITSNGALQQERESLSTDGAVGIGRDTSHKVTIDSIEDEAWDLLRSSVVHYCGSPIGTIAANDPTSSNVLNYDQVFIRDFIPSGIAFLLKGEYDIVRNFILHTLQLQSWEKTMDCHSPGQGLMPASFKVRTVPLDGDDSTTEEILDPDFGEAAIGRVAPVDSGLWWIILLRAYGKSSGDLSVQERIDVQTGIKMILRLCLADGFDMFPTLLVTDGSCMIDRRMGIHGHPLEIQALFYSALLSAREMLAPEDGSADLVRALNNRLVALSFHIREYYWIDLRKLNEIYRYKTEEYSYDAVNKFNIYPDQISPWLVEWMPNQGGYLIGNLQPAHMDFRFFSLGNLWSVVSGLATKDQSHAILDLIEAKWTDLVAEMPFKICYPALEGQEWQIITGSDPKNT from the exons ATGGGAACTTCCGAGGCAGTTCTGCAAGTTCTTTCTGCTGGTCCTTGCATTTTCACTTCTGATCCATGTGCTAGCAATTTAGATTTGAAATTTGCTTCCAAGTTCCACATAAAGTCCTCGAAGAAAAGGGCCTTGAGGCATAAGCAAGTGTTAAACTGTTCAAGTTTCCTACAGCATCACATAGGAATCCTTGGACTTAAGGGGACAAGGGACCATGGTCTGCTTGGGAGTGCAGCAGTTGACAGATTGCAGTTCCCGAGTTGCAAATGCCATCCGGCAGAAAGCGTTAGTGGTGTAACTGCAGAAGATGGAAAGGGGACATGGTATGTTGATAATGCAAGGGCGTTAAGCCTTAATGATGTTGTAAATACACCGAATGTATTGGAATTTGGGGGAGTTGAGCAATTGAGACAAGAAAAGCAAGATATCACGTCTAATGGGGCACTACAACAGGAAAGGGAGAGTTTGTCAACTGATGGTGCAGTAGGAATAGGTAGAGATACCTCTCACAAGGTTACCATAGATTCCATTGAAGATGAAGCTTGGGACCTACTGCGCAGTTCTGTGGTTCATTATTGTGGCAGTCCCATTGGAACTATTGCTGCCAATGATCCCACAAGTTCCAATGTATTGAATTATGATCAGGTCTTCATTAGAGACTTTATACCTTCTGGTattgcttttcttttgaagGGAGAGTATGATATAGTTCGGAACTTTATACTTCATACTCTTCAATTGCAG AGTTGGGAGAAAACAATGGACTGTCACAGTCCTGGTCAGGGACTGATGCCTGCTAGTTTTAAGGTGCGTACAGTTCCTCTGGATGGTGATGACTCTACAACTGAAGAGATATTGGACCCTGACTTTGGAGAGGCAGCAATTGGTCGTGTAGCACCCGTTGATTCTG GATTATGGTGGATTATCTTATTACGCGCATACGGAAAATCTTCTGGTGATCTCTCAGTTCAGGAGAGGATTGATGTGCAGACTGGAATCAAGATGATTCTGAGGCTATGTCTTGCTGATGGTTTTGACATGTTTCCTACATTGTTGGTGACAGATGGTTCTTGCATGATAGATCGCCGTATGGGAATTCATGGCCACCCTCTAGAAATCCAG GCACTTTTTTATTCGGCATTGCTTTCTGCACGAGAAATGCTTGCTCCTGAAGATGGATCAGCTGATCTTGTCAGAGCTTTGAACAATCGTCTAGTTGCTCTGTCGTTCCACATCAGAGAGTATTATTGGATTGATTTAAGAAAACTAAATGAGATTTACCGTTACAAAACTGAAGAATACTCTTATGATGCAGTcaataaattcaatatttatcCAGATCAAATTTCTCCTTGGTTGGTGGAATGGATGCCCAACCAAGGGGGCTACCTCATTGGGAACTTGCAACCAGCTCATATGGATTTCAGATTCTTCTCTCTTGGAAACTTATGGTCTGTTGTAAGTGGTCTTGCAACAAAAGATCAGTCCCATGCCATTTTGGATCTCATTGAAGCCAAGTGGACCGATTTGGTAGCAGAAATGCCATTTAAGATATGTTATCCAGCTCTTGAAGGTCAGGAGTGGCAGATTATCACAGGCAGTGATCCTAAGAACACGTAA
- the LOC8275965 gene encoding neutral/alkaline invertase 3, chloroplastic isoform X1, with product MGTSEAVLQVLSAGPCIFTSDPCASNLDLKFASKFHIKSSKKRALRHKQVLNCSSFLQHHIGILGLKGTRDHGLLGSAAVDRLQFPSCKCHPAESVSGVTAEDGKGTWYVDNARALSLNDVVNTPNVLEFGGVEQLRQEKQDITSNGALQQERESLSTDGAVGIGRDTSHKVTIDSIEDEAWDLLRSSVVHYCGSPIGTIAANDPTSSNVLNYDQVFIRDFIPSGIAFLLKGEYDIVRNFILHTLQLQSWEKTMDCHSPGQGLMPASFKVRTVPLDGDDSTTEEILDPDFGEAAIGRVAPVDSGLWWIILLRAYGKSSGDLSVQERIDVQTGIKMILRLCLADGFDMFPTLLVTDGSCMIDRRMGIHGHPLEIQALFYSALLSAREMLAPEDGSADLVRALNNRLVALSFHIREYYWIDLRKLNEIYRYKTEEYSYDAVNKFNIYPDQISPWLVEWMPNQGGYLIGNLQPAHMDFRFFSLGNLWSVVSGLATKDQSHAILDLIEAKWTDLVAEMPFKICYPALEGQEWQIITGSDPKNTPWSYHNGGSWPTLLWQLTVACIKMNRPEIAAKAVEVAERNISRDKWPEYYDTKRGRFIGKQAHLFQTWSIAGYLVAKILLADPSAAKILTTEEDPELVNAFSCMISANPRRKRGRKDLKQTYIV from the exons ATGGGAACTTCCGAGGCAGTTCTGCAAGTTCTTTCTGCTGGTCCTTGCATTTTCACTTCTGATCCATGTGCTAGCAATTTAGATTTGAAATTTGCTTCCAAGTTCCACATAAAGTCCTCGAAGAAAAGGGCCTTGAGGCATAAGCAAGTGTTAAACTGTTCAAGTTTCCTACAGCATCACATAGGAATCCTTGGACTTAAGGGGACAAGGGACCATGGTCTGCTTGGGAGTGCAGCAGTTGACAGATTGCAGTTCCCGAGTTGCAAATGCCATCCGGCAGAAAGCGTTAGTGGTGTAACTGCAGAAGATGGAAAGGGGACATGGTATGTTGATAATGCAAGGGCGTTAAGCCTTAATGATGTTGTAAATACACCGAATGTATTGGAATTTGGGGGAGTTGAGCAATTGAGACAAGAAAAGCAAGATATCACGTCTAATGGGGCACTACAACAGGAAAGGGAGAGTTTGTCAACTGATGGTGCAGTAGGAATAGGTAGAGATACCTCTCACAAGGTTACCATAGATTCCATTGAAGATGAAGCTTGGGACCTACTGCGCAGTTCTGTGGTTCATTATTGTGGCAGTCCCATTGGAACTATTGCTGCCAATGATCCCACAAGTTCCAATGTATTGAATTATGATCAGGTCTTCATTAGAGACTTTATACCTTCTGGTattgcttttcttttgaagGGAGAGTATGATATAGTTCGGAACTTTATACTTCATACTCTTCAATTGCAG AGTTGGGAGAAAACAATGGACTGTCACAGTCCTGGTCAGGGACTGATGCCTGCTAGTTTTAAGGTGCGTACAGTTCCTCTGGATGGTGATGACTCTACAACTGAAGAGATATTGGACCCTGACTTTGGAGAGGCAGCAATTGGTCGTGTAGCACCCGTTGATTCTG GATTATGGTGGATTATCTTATTACGCGCATACGGAAAATCTTCTGGTGATCTCTCAGTTCAGGAGAGGATTGATGTGCAGACTGGAATCAAGATGATTCTGAGGCTATGTCTTGCTGATGGTTTTGACATGTTTCCTACATTGTTGGTGACAGATGGTTCTTGCATGATAGATCGCCGTATGGGAATTCATGGCCACCCTCTAGAAATCCAG GCACTTTTTTATTCGGCATTGCTTTCTGCACGAGAAATGCTTGCTCCTGAAGATGGATCAGCTGATCTTGTCAGAGCTTTGAACAATCGTCTAGTTGCTCTGTCGTTCCACATCAGAGAGTATTATTGGATTGATTTAAGAAAACTAAATGAGATTTACCGTTACAAAACTGAAGAATACTCTTATGATGCAGTcaataaattcaatatttatcCAGATCAAATTTCTCCTTGGTTGGTGGAATGGATGCCCAACCAAGGGGGCTACCTCATTGGGAACTTGCAACCAGCTCATATGGATTTCAGATTCTTCTCTCTTGGAAACTTATGGTCTGTTGTAAGTGGTCTTGCAACAAAAGATCAGTCCCATGCCATTTTGGATCTCATTGAAGCCAAGTGGACCGATTTGGTAGCAGAAATGCCATTTAAGATATGTTATCCAGCTCTTGAAGGTCAGGAGTGGCAGATTATCACAGGCAGTGATCCTAAGAACAC ACCTTGGTCATACCACAATGGAGGTTCTTGGCCAACCCTGCTTTGGCAG CTGACAGTGGCATGCATAAAGATGAATAGACCAGAAATTGCTGCCAAGGCTGTTGAAGTTGCTGAAAGAAACATATCACGGGACAAGTGGCCCGAATATTATGACACCAAAAGAGGAAGATTCATTGGAAAACAAGCCCACCTGTTCCAAACATGGTCTATTGCTGGATATCTTGTGGCAAAGATTTTACTTGCAGACCCATCCGCAGCTAAGATTCTTACGACTGAAGAGGATCCTGAGCTTGTGAATGCCTTCTCTTGCATGATCAGTGCCAATCCAAGAAGAAAGCGTGGACGAAAGGATTTGAAACAAACCTACATAGTATGA